In the Euphorbia lathyris chromosome 5, ddEupLath1.1, whole genome shotgun sequence genome, one interval contains:
- the LOC136230479 gene encoding GCN5-related N-acetyltransferase 9 isoform X1 produces the protein MAVSLEGEKVILVPYMEAHVLKYHHWMQDPALLQATGSEPLSLEEEYQMQLSWNQDPLKRTFIVLDKELVQGDFAHGDSHIEAMVGDVNIYMNDLDDRQMAEIEIMIAEPKRQPFFAFNDFHIGDCRMEVFGNWHRSYFCNSRGKGLGKESVVMMMTYAIQSLGIHVFRAKIGESNGKSLNLFYQLGFEEVSNSEIFKEVTTFITCSRSRNEKTYDEHFIFMHAWMFHYL, from the exons ATGGCGGTGAGCTTAGAAGGAGAGAAGGTGATTCTTGTACCTTACATGGAAGCTCATGTCCTCAAATACCATCACTGGATGCAAGACCCGGCTCTACTCCAAGCCACCGGGTCGGAGCCCCTTTCTCTCGAAGAAGAATACCAGATGCAGCTCTCTTGGAACCAAGACCCTCTCA AACGAACTTTTATTGTGCTGGATAAGGAATTGGTACAGGGAGATTTTGCTCATGGGGATTCCCATATAGAAG CAATGGTAGGTgatgttaatatatatatgaatgaCTTGGATGACCGTCAAATGGCTGAGATCGAGATAATGATTGCTGAACCCAAAAG ACAGCCCTTTTTTGCTTTTAACGATTTTCATATCGGAGATTGTCGGATGGAGGTGTTTGGCAATTGGCACAGGAGCTACTTCTGT AATAGCCGTGGTAAAGGACTTGGGAAGGAATCTGTGGTAATGATGATGACCTATGCTATCCAGAGCCTTGGGATCCATGTTTTCCGTGCTAAAATTGGAGAATCGAATGGAAAATCTCTTAATTTATTCTACCAGTTG GGCTTTGAGGAGGTCTCCAATAGTGAAATCTTCAAAGAGGTGACTACATTTATTACCTGTTCAAGAAGCAGAAATGAGAAAACATATGATGAGCATTTTATATTTATGCATGCATGGATGTTTCATTATTTATGA
- the LOC136230479 gene encoding GCN5-related N-acetyltransferase 9 isoform X3: MAVSLEGEKVILVPYMEAHVLKYHHWMQDPALLQATGSEPLSLEEEYQMQLSWNQDPLKRTFIVLDKELVQGDFAHGDSHIEAMVGDVNIYMNDLDDRQMAEIEIMIAEPKSRGKGLGKESVVMMMTYAIQSLGIHVFRAKIGESNGKSLNLFYQLGFEEVSNSEIFKEVTTFITCSRSRNEKTYDEHFIFMHAWMFHYL, from the exons ATGGCGGTGAGCTTAGAAGGAGAGAAGGTGATTCTTGTACCTTACATGGAAGCTCATGTCCTCAAATACCATCACTGGATGCAAGACCCGGCTCTACTCCAAGCCACCGGGTCGGAGCCCCTTTCTCTCGAAGAAGAATACCAGATGCAGCTCTCTTGGAACCAAGACCCTCTCA AACGAACTTTTATTGTGCTGGATAAGGAATTGGTACAGGGAGATTTTGCTCATGGGGATTCCCATATAGAAG CAATGGTAGGTgatgttaatatatatatgaatgaCTTGGATGACCGTCAAATGGCTGAGATCGAGATAATGATTGCTGAACCCAAAAG CCGTGGTAAAGGACTTGGGAAGGAATCTGTGGTAATGATGATGACCTATGCTATCCAGAGCCTTGGGATCCATGTTTTCCGTGCTAAAATTGGAGAATCGAATGGAAAATCTCTTAATTTATTCTACCAGTTG GGCTTTGAGGAGGTCTCCAATAGTGAAATCTTCAAAGAGGTGACTACATTTATTACCTGTTCAAGAAGCAGAAATGAGAAAACATATGATGAGCATTTTATATTTATGCATGCATGGATGTTTCATTATTTATGA